In a single window of the Elaeis guineensis isolate ETL-2024a chromosome 8, EG11, whole genome shotgun sequence genome:
- the LOC105050529 gene encoding aspartyl protease family protein At5g10770-like gives MASLSSALCYLCFLLLFLALVCECSRGKFEAYHTIDIQTLLPRDVCSSTEASPSPSPSRASLKVVHRHGPCSPLRLKQNPDHKQMLDRDQSRVNAIHTRTTTNADLQANAANSIPAHTGDSLGTGNYVVTVGFGTPRRDQSVIFDTGSDVTWIQCRPCPSCYQQREPVFDPSHSSTYANISCSSSYCSELDLSSCTSSTCVYGVQYGDNSYTTGFLAQDTLTLTSSQVLSNFRFGCGENNDGLFGEAAGLLGLGREKVSIVSQAFPKFGGVFAYCLPSTSSSTGYLTFGGGSTFSNVKFTPMLTGRNTPSHYYLDLVAIYVGGQRLSISPTVFSDAGTIIDSGTVISRLPPAAYSALRSAFRQLMSRYKSAPALSILDTCYDFSGYSQISIPTVALQFGGGITTILDSSGILYVASKSQACLAFAGNSGAKDVGIIGNVQQRKFNVVYDVAKKAIGFSPNGC, from the exons ATGGCTTCTCTTTCCTCTGCCTTATGTTATTTGTGTTTCCTCCTCCTATTTCTCGCACTTGTTTGTGAATGCTCGCGAGGAAAATTTGAAGCCTATCATACTATCGATATTCAGACTTTGCTGCCACGCGACGTTTGCTCCTCAACTGAAG CTTCGCCGAGTCCGAGTCCGAGTCGAGCGAGTTTGAAAGTCGTACACCGGCACGGCCCATGCTCGCCTCTCCGTCTCAAACAAAACCCCGACCACAAGCAAATGCTCGACAGGGATCAATCTCGAGTCAACGCAATCCACACTCGAACCACAACCAATGCTGATCTGCAAGCCAACGCCGCCAATTCTATCCCAGCCCACACCGGCGACTCTCTCGGCACCGGCAATTACGTCGTCACCGTCGGCTTTGGCACCCCCAGGAGGGACCAATCCGTGATCTTTGACACCGGCAGCGACGTCACATGGATCCAATGCCGGCCATGTCCTTCTTGCTACCAGCAACGAGAGCCAGTGTTCGACCCCTCCCACTCCTCCACCTATGCCAACATTTCTTGTAGCTCCTCCTACTGTTCCGAGCTGGATCTCTCCAGTTGCACCTCCTCAACTTGCGTCTATGGGGTACAATATGGCGATAACTCCTACACCACAGGATTCTTGGCCCAGGATACCCTCACTTTGACGTCCTCCCAGGTGCTGTCCAATTTCCGGTTCGGGTGCGGCGAGAACAACGATGGCCTCTTCGGCGAGGCCGCCGGGCTCCTTGGCCTCGGCCGCGAGAAGGTGTCCATAGTGTCGCAGGCGTTTCCAAAATTTGGCGGCGTTTTCGCCTACTGCCTCCCATCCACCTCGAGTTCCACCGGCTACTTGACTTTCGGCGGCGGTTCCACATTCTCGAATGTGAAGTTCACACCGATGCTGACTGGTCGAAACACACCATCACACTACTACCTTGATCTTGTAGCCATATATGTCGGCGGGCAGCGGCTCTCGATATCGCCGACGGTGTTCTCCGATGCCGGGACGATCATAGACTCCGGGACGGTCATCAGCAGGCTGCCGCCTGCGGCCTACTCTGCCCTCCGATCGGCATTCCGGCAATTGATGTCGAGATACAAGTCGGCGCCGGCACTTTCGATACTGGATACATGCTATGACTTCAGCGGATACAGTCAGATCAGTATACCAACGGTGGCGTTGCAGTTCGGCGGTGGGATCACCACCATTTTGGATAGCTCGGGAATACTCTACGTGGCAAGCAAGTCGCAGGCTTGCCTTGCATTCGCTGGAAATAGTGGTGCCAAAGATGTGGGCATCATAGGGAATGTGCAACAGAGGAAGTTCAATGTAGTCTATGATGTCGCAAAGAAGGCAATTGGATTTAGTCCTAATGGTTGTTAG